A single window of Chloracidobacterium sp. DNA harbors:
- a CDS encoding ATP phosphoribosyltransferase, which yields MKLKIALQKQGRLADGSADMLQRCGIRFSKGLGKLRAEAYDFPLEIYFLRDDDIPSYVADGVADIGIVGENVLAESPVSVDTIERLGFGRCRLSIAVPKAFDYTALADLAGRRVATSYPTILHKYFSERGVAADIHEISGSVEIAPSIGVADAVCDLVSSGSTLFSNGLREVETVMSSEAVLIARQTLGGEQQDILDQLLFRIRSVKAASQNKYILLNAPTQRADEIRAILPGMRSPSILPLAEPGWVSMHSVVGEADFWEVVDALKRAGAEGILVLSIDQMIR from the coding sequence ATGAAATTAAAGATCGCATTACAAAAACAAGGACGATTAGCGGACGGTTCGGCCGATATGCTGCAAAGATGCGGGATCCGCTTTTCCAAGGGACTTGGCAAACTGCGGGCCGAGGCTTACGACTTTCCGCTGGAGATATATTTCCTGCGTGACGATGATATTCCATCCTACGTTGCCGATGGCGTCGCGGATATCGGCATCGTCGGAGAGAATGTACTCGCCGAGAGTCCCGTGTCGGTCGATACGATCGAGAGACTCGGATTTGGCCGTTGCCGACTGTCAATAGCCGTGCCTAAGGCATTTGACTATACTGCCCTCGCCGACCTCGCGGGCCGCCGCGTCGCGACCAGTTATCCAACGATACTTCATAAATACTTTTCAGAACGCGGTGTCGCCGCGGATATTCACGAGATCAGCGGTTCGGTCGAGATCGCCCCGTCTATCGGGGTTGCCGACGCAGTTTGTGATCTGGTCAGTTCCGGCAGCACACTGTTTTCGAATGGGCTCAGAGAGGTCGAGACCGTGATGTCGTCCGAGGCTGTGCTGATCGCCCGTCAAACGCTCGGGGGCGAGCAACAGGACATACTCGACCAATTGCTTTTCCGCATTCGCAGCGTTAAGGCCGCGTCTCAAAACAAGTACATTCTCCTAAATGCCCCGACTCAGCGGGCCGATGAGATCCGGGCTATCCTGCCCGGAATGCGAAGCCCGTCGATATTGCCGCTTGCCGAACCGGGCTGGGTGTCGATGCACTCGGTGGTCGGCGAAGCTGACTTTTGGGAAGTTGTCGACGCTCTTAAACGGGCCGGTGCTGAGGGAATACTTGTGCTTTCGATCGATCAAATGATCAGGTAA
- a CDS encoding ABC-F family ATP-binding cassette domain-containing protein gives MNIVSLENVSKNFGFKPLFENVTLGLEDRDKIGIIGANGSGKSTLLKIIAGLEEPDTGRVVRAKGKSLAFLSQNPQFDDQLTVLETIFASSSGVMQTIRDYEAVCHDLAAGQHDAATLQRMSDLQHELDTSGGWEVEANARAVLTRLEITDTSAKMGTLSGGQRKRVALAHELIFKPDILILDEPTNHLDADTIEWLEEYLSRYTGVLLLVTHDRYFLDRVTSRIFEVDRGAIQNFNGNYAYYLEKKAEQDTLREVEGHKRDQLIKKELAWLRRGAKARTRKSKHRIEAAHTLMAIPKEQAKGEVDIAIGSKRLGSKVIEFNNISKSYGDATLIDGFTYLLKRDDRIGIIGANGSGKTTLLDIITGRIEPTGGEIEMGTTVHIGYYDQESRALNDEQRVIDYIRDVAEYVTTNEGIQITAGKMLERFLFAPAAQYAVIGNLSGGERRRLYLLRILMGSPNVLLLDEPTNDLDIPTLIALEEYLDDFGGALIVVSHDRYFLDRTIESVFRFEPGGHVREYTGDYSAYLERREVEEAQLKDQGSVKPPEKPLAVPAAEKPKGKKLSFKELREYEELEIRIAQTEKRLPEIDTDLAAAASDAGRVHELFVEQQKLNDRLEIDMARWADLAERHDA, from the coding sequence ATGAATATCGTCTCGCTCGAAAATGTCTCTAAGAATTTTGGCTTCAAGCCGCTTTTTGAAAATGTGACCCTAGGTCTCGAGGATCGCGACAAGATCGGCATTATCGGTGCGAACGGCTCGGGTAAATCGACGCTCTTAAAGATCATCGCCGGGCTCGAAGAACCCGATACCGGACGCGTCGTGAGGGCAAAGGGCAAGTCGCTCGCTTTTCTGTCGCAAAACCCGCAGTTCGACGACCAACTGACGGTACTCGAGACGATCTTTGCCTCGAGTAGCGGCGTGATGCAGACCATACGGGATTACGAGGCGGTCTGTCACGATCTCGCCGCCGGCCAGCACGATGCCGCAACTCTCCAGAGAATGTCCGATCTGCAGCACGAACTCGATACCAGCGGCGGTTGGGAGGTCGAGGCAAATGCCCGTGCTGTCCTGACGCGACTCGAGATCACCGACACCTCGGCCAAGATGGGCACGCTCTCAGGCGGCCAGCGTAAGCGCGTCGCCCTTGCTCACGAACTCATCTTTAAGCCCGACATCCTGATCCTCGATGAGCCGACCAATCATCTCGACGCCGATACGATCGAGTGGCTTGAGGAATATCTGTCACGCTACACGGGCGTCCTCTTGCTGGTCACGCACGACCGCTACTTTCTCGATCGAGTCACGAGTCGCATCTTCGAGGTAGATCGCGGTGCGATCCAGAATTTTAACGGAAACTACGCCTACTATCTCGAAAAAAAAGCTGAGCAGGACACACTTCGCGAGGTCGAGGGCCACAAACGCGACCAACTGATCAAAAAAGAACTCGCCTGGTTGCGTCGCGGAGCAAAGGCCCGAACACGCAAATCGAAACATCGCATCGAGGCCGCCCATACGCTGATGGCGATCCCGAAAGAGCAGGCCAAGGGCGAGGTCGATATCGCGATCGGCTCAAAACGCCTCGGTTCAAAGGTCATCGAATTCAACAATATTTCGAAATCCTACGGCGACGCGACCTTGATCGACGGCTTTACATACCTGCTCAAACGCGATGACCGCATCGGCATCATCGGTGCCAACGGCAGCGGCAAAACGACTTTGCTTGATATTATCACCGGCCGCATCGAGCCGACCGGCGGCGAGATCGAGATGGGAACGACAGTTCACATCGGCTATTACGACCAGGAAAGCCGAGCTCTGAACGACGAACAGCGCGTGATCGATTACATCCGCGACGTCGCCGAATACGTCACGACCAACGAAGGCATTCAGATCACCGCGGGCAAAATGCTCGAGCGTTTTCTCTTCGCCCCGGCGGCTCAGTACGCCGTCATCGGCAACCTATCGGGCGGCGAACGCCGTCGCCTTTACCTGCTACGGATCCTTATGGGCTCGCCAAACGTCCTGTTGCTCGATGAGCCGACCAACGATCTCGACATCCCGACGCTCATCGCCCTCGAGGAGTATCTCGACGATTTCGGCGGCGCTCTGATCGTCGTCAGCCACGACCGCTACTTTCTGGATCGGACGATCGAAAGCGTTTTTCGATTTGAGCCCGGCGGACACGTTCGCGAATATACCGGCGACTATTCCGCCTATCTCGAGCGACGCGAAGTCGAGGAAGCCCAGCTCAAGGATCAGGGAAGTGTAAAGCCTCCCGAAAAGCCCTTGGCCGTGCCGGCGGCCGAAAAACCAAAAGGTAAAAAGCTCTCATTCAAGGAGCTTCGCGAGTATGAGGAGCTCGAGATCCGTATTGCACAAACCGAAAAACGGCTGCCCGAGATCGATACTGACCTCGCGGCCGCCGCCAGCGATGCAGGCCGTGTACACGAGCTTTTTGTCGAACAGCAAAAGCTCAACGACCGTCTCGAGATTGATATGGCCCGCTGGGCCGACCTCGCCGAGCGTCACGATGCCTGA
- a CDS encoding PQQ-dependent sugar dehydrogenase: MEKLRITLLGMFCCSLLFAACGNAATGFGENQVFESHAKDARFRVETIASGLEIPWGFAWLPNKDLIFTERPGRVRIIQNGKLRAEPVFVVPDVEPSGESGLMDISLHPDFAKNRFIYLAYSYNKEGKRVKVMRYKYADGKFTEPKVIVEDVPGAPNHAGMRCRFGPDGKLYVTTGDSTDWSLAQKLESLAGKTLRLNDDGTIPSDNPFIKTAAARPEIWSYGHRNAQGLAWQPGSGLMFQTEHGPSSFEGKGSGGDEVNIVEAGNNLGWPDIHHNEKREGMISPLLEYSPACAPGSGMFYNGSAFPAFKGNFFFGCLRGARITRVTLDGRRVTAQENLLEGIVGRIREMSEGPDGYIYFSTSNRDGRANPAKDDDRIMRLVPAK; the protein is encoded by the coding sequence ATGGAGAAATTAAGGATCACGCTACTCGGAATGTTTTGCTGTTCGCTATTGTTTGCCGCCTGCGGCAATGCGGCGACAGGCTTTGGCGAAAACCAGGTCTTTGAGTCGCACGCAAAAGACGCTCGGTTTCGCGTCGAGACCATCGCCTCCGGCCTCGAGATCCCTTGGGGATTTGCCTGGCTCCCGAATAAAGATCTGATCTTTACCGAGCGTCCCGGACGTGTGCGTATCATTCAGAACGGCAAGCTGAGGGCCGAACCGGTATTTGTCGTTCCGGACGTCGAGCCGTCGGGCGAGAGCGGCCTGATGGACATCTCGCTCCATCCCGACTTTGCCAAAAACCGCTTTATATATCTGGCGTACTCGTACAATAAAGAGGGAAAGCGCGTAAAGGTAATGCGCTATAAATACGCTGACGGTAAGTTTACCGAACCGAAAGTGATCGTCGAGGACGTGCCCGGAGCTCCGAATCACGCCGGTATGCGGTGCCGGTTCGGCCCCGACGGTAAGCTGTACGTCACGACGGGCGACTCGACCGATTGGAGTCTGGCACAAAAGCTCGAGTCGCTGGCCGGCAAAACGCTAAGGCTCAATGATGACGGCACGATCCCGTCCGATAATCCGTTTATTAAGACGGCCGCAGCACGGCCTGAGATCTGGAGTTACGGCCACCGAAACGCTCAGGGATTGGCGTGGCAACCCGGTTCCGGGCTGATGTTTCAGACCGAGCACGGACCGAGCTCATTTGAGGGCAAAGGGTCAGGCGGCGATGAAGTGAATATCGTCGAGGCGGGCAATAATTTAGGCTGGCCCGATATCCACCACAACGAAAAACGCGAAGGTATGATCTCGCCTCTGCTCGAATACAGTCCCGCGTGTGCACCCGGCAGCGGTATGTTCTACAACGGCTCAGCGTTTCCCGCTTTCAAGGGAAATTTCTTTTTTGGCTGCCTGCGCGGTGCACGCATCACGCGGGTTACACTCGACGGCCGCCGGGTCACAGCACAGGAAAACCTGCTCGAGGGCATCGTCGGACGAATTCGGGAAATGTCCGAAGGCCCCGACGGCTATATCTATTTCTCGACATCTAATCGCGACGGCCGGGCAAATCCCGCTAAGGACGACGACCGAATAATGCGGCTCGTGCCGGCGAAATAG
- a CDS encoding FHA domain-containing protein, whose protein sequence is MKTATLHIDAPDGVRVVTLDDELTIGRTMPSQLVLSDSGLSRKNTTIFRDEDEILVVDEDSTNGTFLNGERISGAPRRLTSGDKLSIGSSTTIRVEIEGVPSAITPPPAPAEASLPTPLPTLTPAAPTVAAESGDSQTKMLIAAGALTFLIVFGALIALLVVTRNGGGGGTAANGGTTRPVLASGLIPKRVIDPLGGEDEDDLDDLIASWETEEKELDTTSVADITADPTKTEDADLNVTSAFLAAQERKSLEARSGETGIRPAGLDVPKELFGDGVIKQKAKLTQMKSTGYLQPMDFAELADKRLKQELIEMPMATKSFYLVVGGSAGEGPFTSFNFQTGNAEIAQGSPKYKTLEQLAANFGGQKYDVNNSADRKQMRIRLLRMFNKRAKPVLEEVANAYLEKFGRPLRVTSLTRSMDYQISLNATNANSFKVRGEGSLPPHTSGCAFDLARKHMTADEQNFVMAKLAEMERANKLDALIEYGTNACWHIFIYFDGVPPRM, encoded by the coding sequence ATGAAAACGGCAACACTCCACATCGATGCTCCCGACGGCGTCCGTGTCGTGACGCTCGATGACGAACTGACGATCGGCCGCACAATGCCGTCGCAACTCGTGCTGAGCGACAGCGGGCTTTCACGCAAAAATACAACTATATTTCGTGACGAAGACGAGATCCTGGTCGTCGACGAAGACTCGACGAATGGTACATTTCTCAACGGCGAACGTATTAGCGGCGCACCGCGGAGGTTGACGAGCGGCGATAAACTCTCGATCGGGAGTTCGACGACGATCCGTGTCGAGATCGAGGGTGTCCCATCAGCTATTACGCCACCGCCCGCGCCCGCCGAGGCGTCACTGCCAACGCCATTGCCAACACTCACACCGGCGGCACCAACGGTCGCGGCGGAGTCCGGCGACTCACAGACCAAGATGCTGATCGCGGCGGGAGCACTGACGTTCCTCATAGTTTTCGGAGCATTGATCGCTCTGCTGGTCGTCACCCGAAACGGCGGCGGCGGTGGAACGGCGGCAAACGGCGGCACGACAAGACCGGTGCTGGCGTCGGGCCTGATACCAAAACGCGTCATCGACCCGCTCGGCGGTGAGGACGAGGACGACCTGGATGATCTGATCGCATCGTGGGAAACCGAAGAAAAAGAGCTCGACACAACGTCGGTCGCCGACATTACGGCTGATCCGACCAAGACGGAAGATGCTGACCTAAATGTGACATCCGCATTTCTGGCGGCCCAAGAGCGTAAGTCACTTGAGGCTCGAAGCGGCGAAACCGGCATCCGTCCGGCGGGCCTCGATGTGCCCAAAGAGCTCTTTGGCGACGGCGTGATCAAACAAAAAGCCAAACTGACGCAGATGAAAAGCACCGGATATCTCCAGCCGATGGATTTTGCGGAGCTCGCTGATAAGCGTCTGAAACAAGAGCTGATCGAAATGCCGATGGCGACAAAGAGCTTTTATCTGGTCGTCGGCGGTAGTGCGGGCGAGGGGCCGTTCACCTCGTTCAATTTTCAAACCGGTAATGCAGAGATCGCTCAAGGTTCGCCCAAGTACAAAACGCTCGAACAGTTGGCCGCAAACTTCGGCGGTCAAAAGTATGACGTCAATAATTCGGCCGATCGCAAGCAGATGCGGATCAGGCTCTTGAGAATGTTCAACAAGCGGGCAAAACCGGTACTCGAAGAGGTGGCAAACGCGTATTTGGAAAAATTTGGACGGCCGCTGAGAGTAACCTCGTTGACCCGTTCGATGGACTATCAGATCAGCCTTAATGCGACCAACGCAAACTCATTTAAGGTGCGCGGCGAAGGCTCGCTGCCGCCGCACACGTCGGGCTGCGCATTTGACCTCGCCCGCAAGCATATGACGGCGGACGAGCAAAATTTTGTGATGGCAAAGCTCGCCGAGATGGAGCGTGCAAACAAATTGGACGCACTTATCGAATACGGCACCAACGCCTGCTGGCACATCTTCATCTACTTCGACGGCGTACCGCCGCGAATGTGA
- a CDS encoding HAD family hydrolase: MHRPETVFLFDVDNTLLDNDSVTEDLRAFLEDEVGKDRSDHYWEIFEKLRNERGYADYLGALQRYRIANPYDSHLLAMSTFLINYPFADRLFPYSLEVIKHCRTMGKVVILTDGDVVFQPRKIESSGLFNAVDGNILIYVHKEQELADVERRYPAEHYVLVDDKVRILTAIKNIWGERVTTVFPRQGHYALDTEQVAKYPAADITVERIGDILAIESF, encoded by the coding sequence ATGCATAGACCGGAAACAGTATTCCTCTTCGACGTGGATAACACGCTGCTCGACAATGACAGTGTGACGGAGGATCTGCGGGCGTTTCTCGAGGATGAAGTTGGTAAGGATCGCAGTGATCATTACTGGGAGATATTCGAAAAGTTGCGAAACGAGCGTGGCTATGCGGATTATCTAGGGGCTTTGCAGCGATACCGGATCGCAAATCCGTACGACTCGCACTTATTGGCGATGTCTACCTTTCTGATAAATTATCCGTTCGCCGACCGCTTGTTTCCGTACTCGCTGGAGGTGATCAAACATTGCCGAACGATGGGAAAGGTCGTGATACTGACCGACGGCGACGTCGTCTTTCAGCCGCGAAAGATCGAGAGCTCAGGCCTTTTCAATGCCGTCGACGGCAACATCCTGATCTACGTCCACAAGGAACAAGAACTTGCCGACGTCGAGCGTCGTTATCCGGCCGAGCATTACGTTTTGGTCGATGACAAGGTTCGCATCCTCACCGCGATCAAAAACATTTGGGGCGAACGCGTGACCACCGTATTTCCGCGTCAGGGCCACTACGCTCTCGACACCGAGCAGGTCGCCAAATACCCCGCCGCCGACATCACGGTCGAACGCATCGGCGATATCCTGGCTATCGAATCCTTCTAA
- a CDS encoding VWA domain-containing protein codes for MENGSKNKKTLTGLAARLGRLPSDKKRAALETSAALAGVSLRVSRKFVEAVPRAAKLLSADDLRLWGEVGRRLAMGSADVGAAFFADGVAGLKPVPENSRAAVFQICTRQLVLSSSIALETFRAVPEIAREVDDEQLLAEIFAVAFEIAQRSAKHSAEFLQHTPAVAAAIRANGDNGEVAAAAIALARQFAERTGGMTADLWSGLPDTLAKVSSDNAVKLLHCAGQFLEFGGSVTLHFVSSGGDVLGACESAFDDWTLVARTVARHGNAVLIAFLRTTPKVIAALTRNKREDHSQAVGRVLQLTAKIAETDAESALAAFKSSAAALRTVSLEQFEEWVETGIKERSGDSSKARRSYFALETRESNSRLQRARLGLPLEKVQSVLRMYVEALTGKEVEVAPITEIPQESRIGDGKTIYLPSAVAEFEDDEMDFRLYKVLAAHGAGQIEFGTFEKDTDGLKAAFTELSELYEATADQTDAFSLAGYIEDVQKGERALSNDEIAAEKRRKKKKLPKGSDYRDVLTTFPEPRLARKIFGTMENARIDGRLRGVYRGLRKDLDLMQKFLRENRPYIFDLPMHQVPFELLFQITMCGGATDDARKFYGQVVSEIEAIIEKYVAFDRRGDRVTTVADSIMATSRIYTLFQTVTPEQNQDAESEQTDDNSEFAYDDKDAAEAVTEDQVKREKPKEAKDVSDLFNAWNSLDDEGEPDELQGSEAWSQSEMPEQALESDDVAFAYDEWDRELNDYRVGWSRVIEKRVKQGDRTFVELARSRYRGVIASIRHQFQLMKPENLTRVNREIDGEDYDLNALVEFVVDRRADGRQSENIYTKKLRRQRDVAVSLLLDQSSSTARTITRNPLQPYTHPGRRIIEIEKEGLVLMSEALEAVGDVYSIAGFTSEGRRNVKFYVVKDFDEKYSEEIERRIGGITFQNNTRLGAAIRHAAHKLLRQESRTKLLIILTDGRPYDHDYGDARYAREDVREALTEAKMSGITPFCITVDRESEAELRDLYGDVGYTIIDDVLSLPERMPNIYRRLTS; via the coding sequence ATGGAAAATGGCTCGAAAAACAAAAAGACGCTGACCGGCCTCGCCGCGCGTCTTGGGCGACTGCCGAGCGACAAAAAGCGGGCGGCGCTTGAGACAAGTGCGGCACTTGCGGGTGTCAGCCTGCGTGTCAGTCGCAAATTTGTCGAGGCAGTGCCGCGAGCCGCTAAACTGCTCTCGGCCGACGATCTGCGGCTGTGGGGTGAGGTGGGCCGCCGCCTGGCTATGGGCAGTGCCGATGTCGGAGCCGCATTTTTCGCCGATGGCGTTGCGGGCCTGAAGCCGGTGCCTGAGAACTCCCGAGCGGCCGTATTTCAGATCTGCACGCGGCAATTGGTGCTGTCGAGTTCGATCGCTCTGGAGACATTTCGGGCGGTACCGGAGATCGCCCGCGAGGTCGACGACGAACAACTGTTGGCGGAGATATTTGCCGTTGCGTTCGAGATCGCGCAGCGATCGGCAAAGCACAGTGCCGAGTTTTTGCAACATACTCCGGCGGTTGCGGCGGCGATCAGAGCAAACGGCGACAACGGCGAAGTGGCCGCCGCCGCGATCGCTCTCGCACGCCAATTTGCCGAGCGAACCGGTGGAATGACTGCAGATCTCTGGAGCGGTCTGCCGGACACTCTGGCCAAGGTGTCGTCTGACAACGCGGTCAAACTACTGCATTGTGCGGGACAATTCCTGGAGTTTGGCGGGAGCGTGACATTGCATTTCGTATCGTCGGGCGGCGACGTTCTGGGTGCGTGCGAATCAGCGTTTGACGATTGGACGCTGGTTGCGAGGACGGTCGCACGGCACGGAAATGCCGTACTGATCGCCTTTCTGCGGACCACGCCAAAGGTCATCGCGGCCCTCACACGTAATAAACGCGAAGACCACAGTCAGGCCGTCGGCCGCGTTCTGCAGCTAACGGCTAAGATCGCCGAAACCGACGCCGAAAGTGCCCTGGCCGCATTTAAGTCGAGTGCGGCGGCATTGCGAACGGTTTCGCTTGAGCAATTTGAGGAATGGGTCGAGACCGGGATCAAGGAGCGTAGCGGCGATTCGTCAAAGGCACGGCGAAGCTATTTTGCGCTTGAGACACGCGAATCCAATTCGCGTCTGCAGCGGGCTCGTCTGGGTTTGCCGCTCGAAAAGGTCCAGTCCGTTTTGCGTATGTACGTCGAGGCGCTGACTGGCAAAGAGGTCGAGGTCGCCCCGATCACCGAAATCCCTCAGGAGTCGCGGATCGGTGACGGTAAAACCATTTATTTGCCGAGTGCGGTCGCCGAGTTTGAAGACGACGAAATGGATTTTCGGCTGTACAAGGTGCTCGCCGCACACGGTGCCGGACAGATCGAATTCGGCACCTTCGAAAAGGACACCGATGGACTAAAGGCGGCGTTTACTGAGTTGAGCGAGCTTTATGAGGCGACCGCCGATCAAACGGACGCGTTTTCGCTCGCAGGCTATATCGAGGATGTGCAGAAGGGCGAACGAGCGCTCTCGAACGACGAGATCGCCGCGGAAAAGCGTCGAAAAAAGAAAAAACTGCCGAAAGGTTCGGATTACCGAGACGTTTTGACCACCTTTCCCGAGCCGCGTCTGGCCCGAAAGATATTCGGCACGATGGAGAACGCCCGCATCGACGGGCGTCTGCGGGGCGTGTACCGCGGCCTCCGAAAGGACCTTGATCTGATGCAGAAATTTTTGCGTGAGAATCGGCCGTATATTTTCGACCTGCCGATGCATCAGGTGCCGTTCGAGTTATTGTTTCAGATCACGATGTGCGGCGGTGCGACCGATGACGCAAGGAAATTTTACGGGCAAGTCGTGTCCGAGATCGAGGCGATCATTGAGAAGTATGTTGCCTTTGACCGTCGCGGCGATCGCGTCACGACGGTGGCCGATTCGATAATGGCGACGAGCCGCATTTACACGCTCTTTCAGACAGTCACGCCTGAGCAAAATCAGGATGCCGAAAGCGAACAGACCGACGATAATAGCGAATTTGCCTACGACGATAAGGACGCTGCCGAGGCCGTCACCGAGGATCAGGTAAAACGCGAAAAGCCAAAGGAAGCCAAGGACGTTTCCGACCTTTTCAATGCGTGGAACAGCCTCGACGACGAGGGCGAACCCGACGAACTGCAGGGCTCGGAGGCTTGGTCGCAAAGCGAGATGCCCGAGCAAGCCCTGGAGTCCGACGATGTTGCCTTTGCCTACGACGAATGGGATCGTGAGTTGAACGACTACCGTGTCGGCTGGAGCCGCGTAATCGAGAAACGTGTAAAGCAGGGCGACCGCACCTTTGTCGAACTTGCGCGTTCGCGGTATCGCGGCGTGATCGCGTCGATCAGACATCAGTTTCAGCTAATGAAACCCGAAAATCTGACAAGGGTCAATCGCGAGATCGACGGCGAGGATTATGATCTGAATGCCCTGGTCGAATTTGTCGTCGATCGTCGTGCCGACGGACGGCAATCAGAAAACATCTATACCAAAAAGCTGAGGCGCCAGCGTGACGTCGCAGTTTCTCTGCTGCTCGACCAATCGTCGTCGACGGCCAGGACGATCACGCGAAATCCGCTCCAGCCCTACACACATCCGGGCCGGCGGATCATCGAGATCGAAAAAGAAGGCTTGGTGCTGATGAGCGAGGCTCTCGAGGCGGTCGGCGACGTGTATTCGATCGCCGGGTTTACCAGCGAGGGTCGGCGAAACGTGAAGTTTTATGTCGTAAAGGATTTTGACGAGAAATACTCCGAGGAGATCGAGCGTCGCATCGGCGGCATTACCTTTCAGAACAACACTCGGCTCGGGGCCGCTATACGCCACGCCGCGCATAAACTGCTGCGGCAAGAGTCGCGGACCAAATTGCTCATCATCCTGACCGACGGCCGGCCGTACGACCACGATTACGGCGATGCCCGCTATGCCCGCGAGGACGTTCGCGAGGCTCTGACCGAAGCAAAAATGAGCGGCATCACGCCGTTTTGCATTACGGTCGACCGCGAGTCTGAGGCCGAACTCCGCGATCTGTACGGCGACGTCGGCTATACGATCATCGACGATGTCCTCTCGCTGCCCGAAAGGATGCCGAATATTTATCGACGACTGACCAGCTAG